The following is a genomic window from Archangium lipolyticum.
TCTCTCCGCCGGGGAACCGGGGCTCCTGCTGGACGTCCCAGCGCTGTCCGTCGGGCGTGGTGACCGTGGTGTTGTTGCCGCTGCCGCCGGTGGCCTCGCCGTCATAGACGGTGGGCGCTCCCTCGCGGGCCTCGCGCGCCTGCTTGTCGTCATCCTCCGCCTGCTGCAGGGGTGGCTTGTCGGCCTGGGCTTCGTCGTCCACGTTCGAGCCGTGGGCACAGCCCCAGAGGGACAGCGCGCAGGCGGCGGCCAGTAGGGAAAGCTTCTTCACGTCACACCTCCTTGTCCGATTCCGTCCCTGGACAAGGTGGGTGCCCTCCAGTCGGAGGCAAGGAAGGGAACGGGCACCCGGGAATGGGCCCGGATGCCCGCCCGCCCTGGCTCAGCGGCCCTGGTCGGCCGCGACGGCCTGCCCGGGGTTCACGCCCATCTGGTACAGCGTGAAGGCCCACAGGTCGGAGTACTCCTCGATGACCTTGGTGGTGGGCTTGCCCGCGCCGTGGCCGGCCTTCGTCTCGATGCGGATGAGCACCGGAGCCTCACCGGCCTGCGCCGCCTGGGCGGCCGCGGTGAACTTGAAGCTGTGGCCCGGCACCACGCGGTCGTCATGGTCCGCGGTGTGGACGAGCATGGGCGGGTAGCGCGTGCCCGGCTTCAGGTTGTGCAGCGGCGAGTAGGCCTGGAGCGCCTTGAACTCCTCCGGGTTCTCCGAGGAGCCGTAGTCGCTCGTCCAGGCCCAGCCGATGGTGAACTTGTGGAAGCGCAGCATGTCCATCACGCCCACGCCCGGCAGGGCCACGCCGAACAGCTCCGGACGCTGCGTCACCGCCGCGCCCACCAGCAGGCCACCATTGGAGCGGCCGGTGATGGCCAGCTTCGGGGTGGACGTGTACTTGTTGGCGATGAGCCACTCGGCCGCGGAGATGAAGTCGTCGAAGACGTTCTGCTTCTGCAGCTTCGTGCCGGCCTTGTACCACTCGCGGCCGTACTCTCCACCGCCGCGCAGGTTGGCCACGGCCCAGACACCGCCCTGCTCCATCCACACCAGGCTGCCCACGCTGAAGCCCGGAGTCAGCGACACGTCGAAGCCGCCGTAGCCGTACAGCATGGTGGGGTTCGTCCCATCCAGCTTCAGCCCCTTCTTGTGGCTGAGGAACATGGGGACGCGGGTGCCGTCCTTGCTCGTGAAGAAGACCTGCGTCGTCTCGTACAGCGACGGGTCGAACTTCACCTTGGGCGCCTTGTACACCTGGCTCTGGCCGGTCTTCAGGTCATACCGGTAGATGGTCGCGGGCGTGGTGTAGCTGGCGTAGGAGTAGAAGGTCTCCGTGTCCGTGCGCTTGCCGAAGAAGCCGGAGGCGGTGCCCAGGCCGGGCAGCGCCACCTCGCCCACGGGCTTGCCCTCGCGCGAGAACAGGCGCACCTGCGAGCGGGCATCCTTCAGCACGTTGACGATGAACCGGTCATTGACCAGGCTCACCGAGGAGATCGTCTCCTCGCCCTGGGGGATGATCTCCTTCCAGTTCTTGCGCTCCGGCTTGCGCAGGTCGATGGCGACGACGCGGCCACGCGGCGCGTCCAGGTCCGTCTTGAACCAGAAGAGCGTCCCGTCGTTGTCGATGTAGTCGTAGTCCGCGTCCCAGTCGCGCAGCAGCTCGACGACCTTGGCCTTGGGGTCCTTCAGGTCCTTGTAGAAGATGAGGTTCTTGCGCTCGGTGCCGCGGGAGATCCGGATGAGCAGGTAGCGCCCGTCGTCGGTGACGCGGCCGCCGAAGCCCCACTCCTTGTGGTCCTTGCGCTCGTAGACGAGGGTGTCCTCGCTCTGCGGCGTGCCCAGCTTGTGGAAATAGAGCTTCTGGAAGTAGTTGGCGCCGCTCATCGCCTCGGCGGCCTTCGGCTCGTCATAGCGGCTGTAGAAGAAGCCCTTGCCGTCCTTCGTCCACGAGGCGCCGGAGAACTTCACCCACTTGATGATGTCCGGCAGGTCCTTGCCGGTGCGCACGTCGCGCACGTGCCACTCGACCCAGTCACTGCCGGAGGCGGCCAGACCGTACGCGAGCAGGTTGCCGTCATCCGAGATGGACAGGCCGCTGACGGCCACCGTGCCGTCCGCCGACAGCGTGTTCGGATCCAACAACACCCGGGGCTCGGCCTCGAGCGAGTCGGCCGTATAGAGCACCGACTGGTTCTGCAGGCCATTGTTGCGGCTGAAGAAGTAGCGGTTGCCCTCGCGCATGGGCACGCTGAACTTCTCGAAGTCCCACAGCTCGGTGAAGCGCTGCTTGAGCTGTGCACGGCCCGGAATCTTCTCCAGATAGCCGAAGGTGAGCTTGTTCTGGGCTTCGATCCACTGGCGGGACTCGGGCGAATCCGGGTTCTCCAACCAGCGGTACGGGTCCGCCACCTTCGTGCCGTGGTAGTCGTCGACCACGTCGTCCTTGCGCGCGGCCGGATAGGCCAGGCGCGCGGGAGCCTGGGCGGAGGGGCTCGCCGGAGTGGAGGCGGCGGTCTCGCTGGAAGTGGAAGCCTGGGACGCGCCGGAGGACTGGGCCTCCAGCTGCGCCGGAGCATGACTGCAGTGCGTGAGCCAGAGGGCACACGCGGCGGCGGACAAAGCGCGGATTCGCATGGTGGCGCGCGAACCTACCAGCCCGGGGGCGTATTTCCGAAACAGGCACATGACTCGCCGCGTCGGAAGCGCCCCCGGGAGCGCGCCATCAATCCAACCTCTCAGCTCACCAGACCTTGACGCGCTTCTCGGGCGGCAGGTACGCGCCGTCGCCCTCCTTCACACCGAAGGCGTTGTAGAACTCGGGCATGTTGCGCACCACGCCGTTCACCCGGTACTCGCCCGGGGAGTGCGGGTCGGTGAGCAGCTGCTGCCGGAGCGCGTCGTCGCGGTTGAGCGAGCGCCACACCTGGGCCCAGCCGAGGAAGAAGCGCTGGTCGCCGGTGAAGCCCTCGATGACCGGGGCCTCCTTGTCACCCAGCGACAACTTGTAGGCCTTGTAGGCCACCGTCAGGCCGCTCAGGTCGCCGATGTTCTCACCCAGGGTGAGCTTGCCGTTGACGTTCATGCCCTGCAGCGGGCTGAAGGCGGAGTACTGATCCGACAACATGCCGGTGCGCTGCTGGAAGGCGGCCTTGTCGGTCTGGCTCCACCAGTCGCGCAGGTTGCCGTTGCCGTCGGAGCGGGCCCCCTGGTCGTCGAAGCCGTGGCTGATCTCATGGCCGATGACGCCGCCGATGGCGCCGTAGTTGGTGGCGTCATCCGCCTCCGGGTTGAAGAACGGCGGCTGGAGGATGGCGGCCGGGAAGACGATCTCGTTCATCGTCGAGCTGTAGTAGGCATTCACCGTCTGCGGCGTCATGCCCCACTCGGCCCGGTCGATGGGCTTGCCGAGCCGGTCGATGATGCGGCGGTACTCGAACGCGTTGGAGCGCTTGATGTTGCCGTAGAGATCGTCCCTGGCGATGGTGAGCGCGGAGTAGTCGCGCCACTTCTCCGGGTAGCCGATCTTCACGGTGAATCTGGCCAGCTTGTCCTGGGCCTGGGCCTTGGTGTCCGGGCTCATCCACTCGAGCTGGTCGATGCCCTGCTTGAAGGCGACCTGCAGGTTCTTCACCAGCTCCTGCATGCGGGCCTTGCTCTCGGGGCTGAAGTTGCGCTCCACGTAGAGCTTGCCGACCGCCTCGCCCAGCGAGCGATCCACGGCCTCCACGCCGCGCTTCCAGCGGGGACGGTTCTCCTGCAGGCCCTGCAGCGTCTTGCCACGGAAGGCGAAGTGGGCCTCCTCGAAGGGCGTGCTCAGCAGGGGCGCCGCGTCGTCGAGCAGCTTGAAGGTGAGGTATTGCTTGAGCACCGGCAGCGGCGTGCTGGCCAGCAGCGCGTCAGCGGCCTGGAAGTAGTCCGGCTGGCGCACGATGATGCCCGGCGTCTTCTCCGCGCCCTGGGCCTTGATGTAGCGCGTCCACGAGAAGTTCGGGGTGAGCTTCTCCAGCTCCGCCACGCTCTTGAAGTTGTAGGTGGCCTCGCGGTCGCGGTTGCGCACGCGATCCCAGTGCTTCTCGGCGAGCGCGGTCTCCAGGGCCATGATGGCCTTGGCCGCGCCGGCGGGATCCTTCTCACCGCCCAGACGCATCAGCGTCTCGATGTAGGTGAGATAGGCGGCGCGCGTCTCGGCCAGACGCGCATCCTGCTTGAGGTAGTAGTCGCGATCCGGCAGGCCCAGACCGCTCTGGTTGACGTAGGCGATGTAGCGCTCCGCCTGCTTCGCGTCCTGGCCCACGAAGAGGACGAACGGCGTCGGGACGCCCGCGCGCGTCAGCTCGGCGAACAGCTCGGGGAGCTGCTGCTTGTCCTGGAGGGCGGCGATGCGGTTGAGCTCCGCGCGCGCCGGCTCGAGGCCGAGCGCCTGGATGCGCGCCGTGTCCATGAAGCTCTCATACAGGTCGCCGATCTTCTGCGCGTCCGAGCCGGCCTTCTTCTCCTTGGCGGCGGCGGCCTCCTCGATGAGGGTGCGCAGAGCGGCCTCGCTCTTGTCACGCAGCTCGATGAAGGAGCCGTAACGGCCCTTGTCCGCCGGAATCTGGGCGGTCTTCAGCCACGTGCCGTTGACGTAGCGGTAGAAGTCATCCTGGGGGCGCACGCTGGAGTCGAAGTTCTTCGTGTCGACGCCGAGCGCCCGCGGCTTGGACGCCTGGGCGGACGGGGTGTTCTGCGTGGTGGCCGTGCACCCGCCCAGGAGAAGGCAGGCCCCGAGCGCGCCCTGCGCCCAGGAGTTGCGGAGGAACTTCTTGCTGTTCATGAGTGCTCGCTGTGCTGTGTCGGGTGAAACGAAGGCAGCCAACCCGCCGGGCGGGGAGGAATTCCCAAGGCCCCCTGGATTCCAGCCGTCCCGTCAGGTCGGCGCATGCTGCCCGAGGCGGGCGAGGGGCATCCACCCACCCGCCGTGAGCCCCTCCGACACGGAGCGTCGTCATGTCACCCGGTGAAGCCCCGGGCCGGGCGCTGGCGGTCCTCCTGATAGCGCCGCGCGAGCCACTGGCCCGCGGGCCGTGCGTTGATGGCCGCGCGCATCTCTTCTATCGCGGGGGCCGTTGGCTGGCCGGGCCGGTGGTAGGGAGAGCCCTCGGGGGCCAACAGGGGCGCGTAGAGGGACGCCGCGGTGATGTCCGCGAGCGACAGGGACGCGCCCACCAGGTAGCGCGAGGGGTCTCCTTGAATCTCACGCTCCAGCCGCTCGAGCCCCTCCAGCAGCTTCACCCGGGACTCCTCCACCTTGGGGGGAGTCAGCTGGTACTGGCGCCGGATGGCCTGCTTGATGAGGGGGACCAGCGCGCGCCCGAGCAGACGCATCGGCGGGGGGAACGCACCGAACATGATCGGCGTGATGTCCACGCCACTGCCGAAGAGCTGCGCGTACACCCAGCGGCGCACGTGCTTGCCGGCCATCTCGTCGAAGAAGGCCTCCAGTTCGAGGACACGCTCGCGCTCGGCGCCGGAGGCGGGAATCAGCGCGGGAGCCGACGGGTAGGCGCGCTCCAGGTGCAGGGCGATGTCGGTGGAGTCCGTGACGACGTTGCCGCGATCCACCAACAGGGGCACGGTGCCGCGCCCTCCCTTCGTGAGGCGCTTCGTCAACAGGCGGTGCGGGCCGGGGATGAGGTTCTCCACGCCGTAGGAGAGGCCCTTGGCGTCGAGGTTCCACCGGGTCTTCTCGCAGTAGTGCGAGATGGTGAACTGGTACAGGGTGCGTTCGGGATGGGGCATGTCGGGAGCCTCGGAAGGCCGCGGAGCATAGCTGTCCGAACCGCCCTCCCGTCACCCGCGTCGGCCCGGGTGTGCAGCCCCCTGCACGACTCCCCCTCCTCGCCTCGGAACTTCGGGGGGTTGCGCGGAAGGCACACGGGTTGCTCTCCCAGGCACGGGCCCCCCGCTCTGTGCAGCGGGCCCCCATCCAGAGGAGAATCCCCCCATGCGAATTCCTGCCTGCCTCGCCCTCGTCATCCTCTCCACCGCCTGCGGCAAGGAGCCGCCCACGAAGGAGGAGATCGAAGACGCCCGCGCTCGCGTGGACCTCGCGGTGCTCGCGGCCAACCAGGTGCGCGTGGCGCTCGAGGTGCTCGGAATCCTGCCCGTCTATACCTGCGGTGAGTCACGGCGCACCTTCGTGGGCCGGGCCGCCGAGGGCGCCCGCACGAAGGTGGCCTGTGTCACCGCCACCGCCGAGGCCCTGGACGACTCCTCGGACGCGGTGGTGCTCTCCTTCCCCGACACGGGCTGCACCGTGGGCGGGCGCACCGTGTCCGGGCACAGCTCCTTCATCTACAAGGGCGGAGAGGACCGGATGGATGTCTTCGCGGAGCTCCGCGAGCTGAAGGTGGACGGACAGCCGCTCCAGGCCAAGGTGGGCTACGGCACCTGCAGCGACGAGAAGCGCTTCTGGGCCGAGAGCACTGGCGACCTGCCGGGCCGGGCGAGCAGCAGCTACAGCGTGAACGCGAACGTGGGCGTGCGCGATGGGGTTCCGATCTTCGGCGGCACCACGCTCGTGCTCAACGGGCCGGGCGAGGTGACCGGCTCCCTGGGCACGGACCGCGTCACCTTCTCCGAGCTGCAGTACGAGGTGGGTGAGTATCTCCCCAAGAAGGGCGAGGCCCTCATCGAGACGGCCAAGGGCCACCAGGTGCGGGTCAACTTCAGCGAGGTGCTGTGGCGCCTGGGCAAGGTGGAGGTGGAGATCGACGACCGGGCGCCCATCACCGTGCCCGTCATCCGCTGAGCCCGATGAGGTAGATTGCGCGGTATGACCGCCCCAGACTCCCGCCCCACCCCTGGAATGCTCGCCCGTGCCCTGAAGACGGTCGGGCGGCTCACCAGCTCCGAGACCCGCTCGGGCAAGGTCTTCGCGAAGGCCGAGCAGGGTCTCACCCAGGTAGCCGCCCGCCTCGCCGAGAGCCCCACCTTCCTTCGCCTCAGCGGCGG
Proteins encoded in this region:
- a CDS encoding prolyl oligopeptidase family serine peptidase; this translates as MRIRALSAAACALWLTHCSHAPAQLEAQSSGASQASTSSETAASTPASPSAQAPARLAYPAARKDDVVDDYHGTKVADPYRWLENPDSPESRQWIEAQNKLTFGYLEKIPGRAQLKQRFTELWDFEKFSVPMREGNRYFFSRNNGLQNQSVLYTADSLEAEPRVLLDPNTLSADGTVAVSGLSISDDGNLLAYGLAASGSDWVEWHVRDVRTGKDLPDIIKWVKFSGASWTKDGKGFFYSRYDEPKAAEAMSGANYFQKLYFHKLGTPQSEDTLVYERKDHKEWGFGGRVTDDGRYLLIRISRGTERKNLIFYKDLKDPKAKVVELLRDWDADYDYIDNDGTLFWFKTDLDAPRGRVVAIDLRKPERKNWKEIIPQGEETISSVSLVNDRFIVNVLKDARSQVRLFSREGKPVGEVALPGLGTASGFFGKRTDTETFYSYASYTTPATIYRYDLKTGQSQVYKAPKVKFDPSLYETTQVFFTSKDGTRVPMFLSHKKGLKLDGTNPTMLYGYGGFDVSLTPGFSVGSLVWMEQGGVWAVANLRGGGEYGREWYKAGTKLQKQNVFDDFISAAEWLIANKYTSTPKLAITGRSNGGLLVGAAVTQRPELFGVALPGVGVMDMLRFHKFTIGWAWTSDYGSSENPEEFKALQAYSPLHNLKPGTRYPPMLVHTADHDDRVVPGHSFKFTAAAQAAQAGEAPVLIRIETKAGHGAGKPTTKVIEEYSDLWAFTLYQMGVNPGQAVAADQGR
- a CDS encoding M13 family metallopeptidase — translated: MNSKKFLRNSWAQGALGACLLLGGCTATTQNTPSAQASKPRALGVDTKNFDSSVRPQDDFYRYVNGTWLKTAQIPADKGRYGSFIELRDKSEAALRTLIEEAAAAKEKKAGSDAQKIGDLYESFMDTARIQALGLEPARAELNRIAALQDKQQLPELFAELTRAGVPTPFVLFVGQDAKQAERYIAYVNQSGLGLPDRDYYLKQDARLAETRAAYLTYIETLMRLGGEKDPAGAAKAIMALETALAEKHWDRVRNRDREATYNFKSVAELEKLTPNFSWTRYIKAQGAEKTPGIIVRQPDYFQAADALLASTPLPVLKQYLTFKLLDDAAPLLSTPFEEAHFAFRGKTLQGLQENRPRWKRGVEAVDRSLGEAVGKLYVERNFSPESKARMQELVKNLQVAFKQGIDQLEWMSPDTKAQAQDKLARFTVKIGYPEKWRDYSALTIARDDLYGNIKRSNAFEYRRIIDRLGKPIDRAEWGMTPQTVNAYYSSTMNEIVFPAAILQPPFFNPEADDATNYGAIGGVIGHEISHGFDDQGARSDGNGNLRDWWSQTDKAAFQQRTGMLSDQYSAFSPLQGMNVNGKLTLGENIGDLSGLTVAYKAYKLSLGDKEAPVIEGFTGDQRFFLGWAQVWRSLNRDDALRQQLLTDPHSPGEYRVNGVVRNMPEFYNAFGVKEGDGAYLPPEKRVKVW
- a CDS encoding glutathione S-transferase family protein, with protein sequence MPHPERTLYQFTISHYCEKTRWNLDAKGLSYGVENLIPGPHRLLTKRLTKGGRGTVPLLVDRGNVVTDSTDIALHLERAYPSAPALIPASGAERERVLELEAFFDEMAGKHVRRWVYAQLFGSGVDITPIMFGAFPPPMRLLGRALVPLIKQAIRRQYQLTPPKVEESRVKLLEGLERLEREIQGDPSRYLVGASLSLADITAASLYAPLLAPEGSPYHRPGQPTAPAIEEMRAAINARPAGQWLARRYQEDRQRPARGFTG